From Primulina tabacum isolate GXHZ01 chromosome 2, ASM2559414v2, whole genome shotgun sequence, one genomic window encodes:
- the LOC142526634 gene encoding UDP-glycosyltransferase 86A1-like, protein MAGTHRRPHAIMIPYPYQGHINPFVYLAMKLASHGFTITFVNTQSVHYRISRAQLRTNDGDIFTKARESGLDIHYATVSDGFPLLFDRSLNHDQFVEGLLHVFSAHVDELVADLCKSDPPATYLIADTFYVWASEIARKHGLVDVSFWTEPALVLSLYYHLDLLKANGHFASAENRKDMIHYLPGVEAIKPTDLMSYLQAADIWTVVHRVIYRAFEDIKKADIIICNTVQELESQTLSALHKKQPTYAIGPIVSSFTNQTVSTSLWSESDCSQWLNSKPDGSVMYVSFGSHAHTTSRQDIWEIAHGLLVSGVNFLWVVRPDIVSSDETDFLPAGFENEMRGKGLIIQWCSQIKVISHRAIGGFLSHCGWNSVLESIWCGIPLICFPLFTDQFTNRKLVVNDWRIGINLCDRETITREEVAEKIKYLMNRKSSEELRSAVMDVRRTLKNALPSDGSSEKNFSLFMEEIKVQMKKKGGASVEIQDLSANHVWVPNGVNICQQAI, encoded by the exons ATGGCCGGAACCCATCGGAGGCCGCACGCCATAATGATCCCCTACCCGTACCAGGGCCACATCAACCCATTCGTTTATCTAGCCATGAAGCTAGCGTCTCATGGCTTCACAATCACCTTTGTCAACACGCAATCCGTGCACTACAGGATTTCCAGGGCCCAGCTGCGGACAAACGACGGCGACATTTTCACCAAAGCTCGGGAGTCGGGGCTGGACATCCACTACGCCACGGTGTCCGACGGCTTTCCCCTCTTGTTTGACAGATCTTTGAACCACGATCAGTTTGTCGAGGGGTTGCTCCACGTTTTCTCCGCGCACGTCGACGAGCTTGTGGCGGATTTGTGCAAGTCTGATCCGCCTGCTACGTACTTGATTGCGGATACTTTCTACGTCTGGGCCTCGGAGATTGCGCGGAAGCATGGTTTGGTGGATGTTTCGTTTTGGACGGAGCCTGCTCTGGTGTTGTCTTTGTATTATCATCTGGACCTGCTCAAGGCAAATGGCCACTTCGCCTCCGCCG AGAATAGGAAGGACATGATCCACTACTTACCCGGAGTTGAGGCGATCAAGCCAACAGATCTCATGTCATACCTCCAAGCTGCAGATATATGGACGGTGGTGCATCGGGTGATTTACCGAGCGTTTGAGGACATAAAGAAAGCTGATATCATAATCTGCAACACAGTTCAAGAACTCGAATCCCAAACACTTTCAGCTCTACACAAGAAACAGCCTACTTATGCTATTGGTCCTATTGTCTCTAGCTTCACAAATCAGACGGTTTCCACGAGCCTGTGGTCCGAGTCAGACTGTTCACAGTGGCTAAACTCGAAGCCTGACGGGTCGGTTATGTATGTCTCGTTTGGTAGCCATGCTCACACCACTAGTAGACAGGACATTTGGGAGATAGCTCATGGACTATTAGTAAGTGGGGTTAATTTTTTATGGGTTGTAAGGCCTGATATTGTGAGCTCCGACGAGACTGATTTTCTACCAGCTGGATTTGAAAACGAAATGAGGGGAAAAGGGTTGATTATTCAATGGTGCAGCCAGATTAAAGTGATCTCACATCGTGCCATTGGAGGTTTTTTATCACACTGTGGATGGAACTCCGTTCTTGAAAGCATATGGTGCGGCATTCCTTTGATCTGCTTCCCTTTGTTCACGGATCAGTTCACGAACCGAAAACTAGTTGTCAACGACTGGAGGATTGGCATTAATCTTTGCGACAGGGAGACGATCACCCGTGAAGAAGTTGCAGAAAAGATCAAATATTTGATGAACCGGAAGAGTTCTGAGGAGCTCAGGAGCGCAGTCATGGATGTGAGGAGAACATTGAAAAATGCCTTGCCGAGCGATGGATCGTCGGAGAAGAACTTTAGCTTGTTCATGGAAG